One genomic region from Ornithinicoccus hortensis encodes:
- a CDS encoding metallophosphoesterase — MTTWFTSDQHFGHGRLLELSPARGAAFPTVSEMNARLVHNWNSVVQPDDTVWVLGDVDMHGKDATLALIDQLVGTKILIAGNHDSCWAGMRDGWKNRDLYLAAGFNAVMDFAVTTLPPLRPQAPATRVLLSHFPYAGDSHDEDRYAQFRLRDEGIPLLHGHVHESFRERRTKKGTWHINVGVDWWDYAPVSAEVLAQHLDDLRRDRVTPITG; from the coding sequence ATGACCACCTGGTTCACAAGCGACCAGCACTTCGGCCACGGCCGCCTCCTGGAGCTCTCCCCCGCCCGCGGCGCCGCGTTCCCGACCGTCAGCGAGATGAACGCGCGGCTCGTCCACAACTGGAACTCCGTCGTCCAGCCCGACGACACCGTGTGGGTGCTCGGGGACGTCGACATGCACGGCAAGGACGCCACGCTCGCGCTCATCGACCAGCTCGTCGGCACGAAGATCCTCATCGCCGGAAACCACGACTCCTGCTGGGCTGGAATGCGGGACGGCTGGAAGAACCGCGACCTCTACCTCGCTGCCGGGTTCAACGCGGTCATGGACTTCGCGGTCACCACGCTCCCGCCGCTGCGCCCGCAGGCGCCGGCGACCCGCGTCCTGCTCTCCCACTTCCCCTACGCCGGCGACAGCCACGACGAGGACCGCTACGCCCAGTTCCGACTCCGCGACGAAGGCATCCCGCTCCTGCACGGACACGTCCACGAGTCGTTCCGGGAGCGGCGTACGAAGAAAGGGACGTGGCACATCAATGTGGGCGTCGACTGGTGGGACTACGCACCGGTTTCAGCAGAAGTGCTCGCGCAGCACCTTGACGACCTGCGCCGCGACCGCGTCACGCCGATCACGGGATGA
- a CDS encoding DUF5677 domain-containing protein encodes MSEPVSGQSLRDVLNELPRMADRDLRTVTTDSELALTHAWFVRCVDSINAALVLHDQGLGRVADPLVRSAMEHAVGMRWLRQLGHDALFALGRSHQRWAANVQSAVAASNEQEKQLGRTEWSPELDAVFDELAAQEIPEGSVDGEWKIENRFKVAKAFDLYVAWLSETATSHATQASAAPYVVVGSDRYHLLRSPRSLGDTLELRCASVAVDAFRSMGEALGSDVWRATVDRLDERLTAALIRATTAGLLDPPSSDDWSSRFEH; translated from the coding sequence ATGTCTGAACCCGTGAGTGGTCAGTCCCTGCGCGACGTACTGAATGAGTTGCCGCGCATGGCGGACCGCGACCTCCGCACCGTCACTACAGATTCTGAGCTCGCTCTCACCCACGCATGGTTTGTTCGCTGCGTCGACAGCATCAACGCGGCTCTGGTGCTGCACGACCAGGGGCTGGGCCGTGTGGCCGATCCGCTGGTTCGGTCGGCCATGGAGCATGCCGTGGGCATGAGGTGGCTCCGACAACTCGGTCACGATGCCCTTTTCGCCTTGGGTCGCAGTCACCAGCGTTGGGCAGCAAATGTCCAAAGTGCGGTAGCTGCCTCCAACGAGCAGGAGAAACAGCTCGGACGCACCGAGTGGTCGCCGGAGCTCGATGCGGTGTTCGACGAGCTCGCTGCACAGGAAATCCCTGAAGGTTCGGTGGACGGGGAATGGAAGATTGAGAATCGGTTCAAGGTTGCCAAGGCTTTCGACCTATACGTGGCGTGGCTGAGTGAGACCGCGACCAGTCACGCCACCCAGGCGAGCGCTGCTCCCTACGTCGTCGTGGGGAGCGACCGATACCATCTGCTCCGATCTCCTCGAAGCCTCGGCGACACTCTGGAGTTGCGCTGCGCCTCAGTCGCCGTGGACGCCTTCCGCTCGATGGGCGAGGCGCTCGGCTCGGATGTCTGGCGCGCCACCGTCGACCGACTCGACGAGCGACTGACAGCGGCGCTCATAAGGGCAACAACTGCAGGCCTTCTGGACCCGCCCTCGAGCGACGACTGGTCGAGCCGCTTCGAGCACTGA
- a CDS encoding ATP-binding protein gives MKCVSLIRDLPTWGEGERRGVASWGEVLGDTIVAAMRDRLLRRRMVLGLDGESYRLRDHCARNDAMRQTATGTRRPLR, from the coding sequence GTGAAGTGCGTTTCCCTTATCCGGGATCTTCCTACTTGGGGTGAGGGTGAGCGGCGCGGCGTCGCGTCCTGGGGCGAGGTCCTCGGCGACACCATCGTCGCTGCCATGCGCGACCGCCTCCTCCGCCGAAGGATGGTGCTCGGCCTCGACGGCGAGTCCTACCGCCTGCGCGACCACTGCGCTAGGAACGACGCCATGCGACAGACCGCGACCGGCACCCGTCGACCGCTACGGTGA
- a CDS encoding helix-turn-helix domain-containing protein, translating to MGSRVRTLRTAAGLTQEALALESGLSRNQLIELEHGRRGLLFERLPDLAAVLDCEVADFFRDG from the coding sequence GTGGGGAGTCGGGTTCGTACGTTGAGGACCGCCGCCGGCCTCACGCAGGAAGCCTTGGCGCTCGAGTCGGGGTTGAGTCGGAACCAGCTCATCGAGCTGGAGCACGGGCGCCGAGGGCTGCTGTTCGAGAGGCTCCCCGACCTCGCCGCCGTCCTCGATTGCGAGGTCGCAGACTTCTTCCGCGACGGCTGA